One genomic segment of Culturomica massiliensis includes these proteins:
- a CDS encoding ATP-binding protein translates to MKKTILLLILFHTIHARAYEGVPFFTNYPSSVYRANNQNFDVLCDSCGNVYIANFEGILHYDYCRWNILYMPGFSRVTHLYRSSQGTIWAGGYNVFGRINYDKRGCPVFKVIASDLDEPFIGELENITETEGHIYLKMTSGQIYTVQADSLLPLICHPSEKSNKNVPKNPEINQILSLPNKWQVQATVNHGLVVTDLTGQPLFSLNEKNGLCSNTVSRIATDMQGNLWGVTDNGVFRVSLPSVFSHYTPHEGLKGEVISLVRYKGTLYAGTLQGLYFLENNTFSPVKGITQACWELCISPQEKLYAATSDGVFLIRDPNKIHKTSQASAFSLAFTGNTQFLIGSIDGIYWQNSINHPAKKISQVEKAIRLKVQNDGSILAKTIYGEIYVHSNKTSSFVRLPRKADEIMTAYTDRSGRHWRTDIRGKKLQVDSASIGNNRLNRYLKALQNHVIRVIYTEDERAAWLGGDFGLIRIDLHEIKSHALEKPSVFIREIRLNQDSVYRGGFFQEYVQKNNRMSEEIPRFENRFHNIRFSFATHAAGLGEPNQYRYQLNGYDTEWSLWNSLTAKEYTNLSPGTYTFRVQTRDMYGNESETKEFRFTLLPPLYLKWYSLLFYLLALAGLLFLVFKWRMHKLLKEKEKLENIVNQRTLLLMKQKDEIEEKSMKLEETLTELGKAQEGLVRQEKMATVGKLTKGLIDRILNPLNYINNFSHLTAGLLQDLYKNLEDMGEYLKEDIYADSLDILNMMEKNLGKIEEHGSNTTRILKAMEEILKDRNKQMEKMDLVALYRKNIELLGKYYEKETERIPISIDIRLPGEPLFIDGNAELLSKTLMSLLNNGMYAIIKKYNKKEYSPEIRLELKSENGQAVTRIYDTGIGIEPSILDKIFDPFFTTKTTGEAAGTGLYLSKEIILNHRGQISVRSEKNEYTEFTITLPLRKEQ, encoded by the coding sequence ATGAAAAAGACAATCTTACTGCTGATATTGTTCCATACCATCCATGCCCGTGCCTATGAAGGCGTTCCGTTCTTCACGAACTATCCGTCCTCGGTCTACCGGGCCAACAATCAAAACTTCGATGTCCTTTGCGACAGTTGCGGAAATGTGTATATCGCAAACTTCGAAGGGATACTTCATTACGATTACTGCCGCTGGAACATTCTTTATATGCCCGGATTTTCACGGGTCACCCATCTGTACCGCAGCAGTCAGGGCACGATATGGGCGGGGGGATACAACGTATTCGGACGAATCAACTACGATAAACGCGGATGTCCCGTATTCAAAGTCATCGCCTCCGATCTTGACGAACCGTTTATCGGGGAATTGGAAAATATCACAGAAACCGAAGGACATATCTATTTGAAAATGACATCGGGACAAATCTATACCGTTCAAGCAGACTCTCTGCTTCCTTTAATCTGTCACCCCTCCGAAAAATCGAATAAAAACGTCCCGAAAAATCCTGAAATAAACCAAATTCTTTCCCTGCCCAACAAATGGCAGGTACAAGCCACTGTAAATCATGGTCTGGTTGTCACCGACCTGACGGGTCAACCCCTTTTTTCGTTAAACGAAAAAAACGGTTTATGCAGCAATACCGTTTCCCGCATAGCCACCGATATGCAGGGTAACCTTTGGGGAGTCACCGATAACGGAGTATTCCGAGTGTCTCTCCCCTCTGTTTTCAGTCATTACACCCCCCATGAAGGCCTAAAGGGAGAAGTCATATCCCTCGTCAGGTATAAAGGCACACTATACGCCGGAACCCTACAAGGACTTTATTTCCTGGAAAACAATACATTCAGTCCTGTAAAAGGGATTACTCAAGCCTGCTGGGAGCTTTGCATATCACCACAAGAAAAATTGTATGCAGCTACCAGTGACGGCGTATTTCTCATCCGTGATCCGAATAAAATCCACAAAACATCCCAAGCCAGTGCTTTCTCACTTGCATTTACCGGAAACACGCAATTCCTGATAGGCAGTATCGATGGAATCTACTGGCAAAATTCAATAAACCACCCCGCAAAAAAAATTTCCCAAGTGGAAAAAGCCATTCGTCTGAAAGTACAAAACGACGGTTCAATACTGGCAAAAACAATCTACGGTGAAATCTATGTGCATAGCAACAAAACGTCTTCCTTCGTCCGTCTGCCACGTAAAGCCGATGAGATAATGACGGCCTATACAGACCGAAGCGGCCGCCACTGGCGAACAGATATAAGAGGTAAAAAACTACAGGTAGATTCAGCTTCAATAGGAAACAACCGGTTAAACCGCTATTTAAAAGCCCTTCAAAATCATGTTATCCGGGTTATTTATACCGAAGACGAACGGGCGGCATGGCTGGGGGGTGATTTCGGATTGATCCGTATCGATTTACACGAAATCAAATCCCACGCTTTGGAAAAACCGTCTGTATTTATCCGCGAAATTCGTCTGAATCAAGACTCGGTATACAGAGGAGGATTCTTTCAGGAATATGTTCAAAAAAACAACCGTATGTCCGAAGAAATTCCCCGCTTTGAAAACCGTTTCCACAACATCCGCTTCTCATTTGCAACCCATGCCGCCGGTCTGGGCGAACCCAACCAATACAGATACCAATTGAACGGATATGACACCGAATGGAGTTTATGGAACAGTTTGACCGCAAAAGAATACACGAACCTATCGCCAGGCACTTACACATTCCGGGTACAAACCCGGGATATGTACGGCAACGAAAGTGAAACAAAAGAATTCCGGTTTACTTTACTCCCCCCGCTTTATCTGAAATGGTACAGTCTGCTTTTCTACCTGTTGGCTTTGGCCGGCCTGTTATTTCTAGTATTCAAATGGAGGATGCATAAATTATTGAAAGAAAAAGAGAAATTGGAAAATATCGTCAATCAACGTACCCTTCTATTGATGAAACAAAAAGACGAAATAGAAGAGAAATCCATGAAACTGGAAGAAACACTGACAGAACTGGGAAAAGCTCAGGAAGGACTGGTACGCCAGGAAAAAATGGCAACGGTCGGAAAGCTGACGAAAGGATTGATAGACCGTATCCTGAATCCGCTGAATTATATCAATAACTTTTCCCACCTGACAGCCGGCTTATTGCAGGACCTCTATAAAAATCTGGAAGATATGGGAGAATACCTGAAAGAAGATATTTACGCAGATTCTCTGGATATCCTGAACATGATGGAAAAAAACCTGGGAAAAATAGAAGAGCACGGAAGCAACACCACCCGTATCCTGAAAGCGATGGAAGAGATTCTGAAAGATCGCAACAAACAGATGGAAAAAATGGATTTGGTTGCCTTATACCGGAAAAATATAGAATTACTAGGTAAATATTATGAAAAAGAAACCGAACGGATACCTATTTCAATCGATATCCGCTTACCCGGAGAACCGCTATTCATCGACGGAAATGCCGAACTACTGAGTAAAACGCTGATGAGCCTATTGAACAACGGTATGTATGCCATCATAAAAAAATACAATAAAAAAGAGTATTCTCCGGAAATCCGCCTGGAATTGAAAAGCGAAAACGGACAGGCCGTCACCCGAATATATGACACCGGTATCGGCATCGAACCAAGCATTCTGGACAAAATTTTCGATCCTTTCTTTACGACAAAAACAACCGGAGAAGCAGCAGGGACCGGACTATATCTCAGCAAAGAAATCATACTAAACCACCGCGGACAAATATCGGTACGTTCGGAAAAAAACGAATACACCGAATTCACAATCACACTGCCTCTTCGAAAAGAACAATAA
- a CDS encoding ATP-binding protein — MTELQFHPIHGRLEEILTSLMHTREVAAHPSLAYTIRLVSEEIIANIIKYAYSQNSEAYLSLYLCDDNGAISIEFRDGGIPFNPLDKAEPDISLPPEQREIGGLGIFLVREMMDDVTYIYQDRENRLRITKKYA; from the coding sequence ATGACCGAACTTCAGTTTCACCCGATTCATGGAAGGCTCGAAGAAATTCTGACCTCATTGATGCATACCCGTGAAGTTGCGGCCCATCCTTCACTGGCCTATACAATCCGGTTAGTCAGTGAAGAAATTATCGCCAATATCATCAAGTATGCCTATTCTCAGAATTCGGAAGCTTATCTATCCCTGTATCTCTGTGATGACAACGGAGCCATCTCCATAGAATTCAGGGACGGCGGCATCCCTTTCAATCCGCTGGACAAAGCCGAACCGGATATTTCCCTACCTCCGGAACAACGGGAAATCGGAGGCTTAGGTATTTTTCTGGTGCGGGAAATGATGGATGATGTAACTTACATCTATCAGGACAGAGAAAACCGGTTGAGAATTACCAAAAAATATGCATAA
- a CDS encoding STAS domain-containing protein, giving the protein MNNMKNQKIHQVGPVLDSMTSNDEQTAIVALIEKGHSIALDLSHCTYVSSAGLRVMLYAYKMAKAKGQEICLAGVSQEIKDVMRMTGFDKFFHFYGSIDELSKF; this is encoded by the coding sequence ATGAACAACATGAAAAATCAAAAAATTCATCAAGTCGGGCCGGTCTTAGACTCGATGACCAGTAATGACGAACAAACAGCTATTGTCGCATTGATAGAAAAAGGACATTCCATCGCCTTGGACTTATCCCATTGCACCTACGTATCCAGTGCCGGACTACGTGTTATGCTTTATGCTTATAAGATGGCAAAAGCCAAAGGTCAGGAAATCTGTCTCGCAGGAGTGTCCCAAGAAATAAAAGATGTCATGCGAATGACCGGTTTTGACAAATTTTTCCATTTCTATGGAAGTATTGACGAATTATCGAAATTTTAA
- a CDS encoding PP2C family protein-serine/threonine phosphatase — protein MATKILSVDDESDLEILLSQYFRRQIRKGEYEFTFAHNGLEALQKLLETPDFDIILSDINMPEMDGLTLLAKINELKNPAMKCIMVSAYGDMENIRSAMNKGAFDFATKPIDLEDLSHTIEKAIEQVRYIRESQQEHSQLESIRNDLAIAGEIQQTILPRLFPPFPELAEYVDIYASMTPARDVGGDFYDFFRIDDENIGLVIADVSGKGVPAALFMAVSRTLLRATALRGVPSSECLTYANKLLCKESLDSMFVTVFYGIYNYKTGIMDYTNAGHNPPYILRQNHHIETLPLTPNFIVGVFDDISFENGMLKLETGDTLLMYTDGVTEAFNEEREQFSENRLQNALKTLPENPQTKDVVTEILRQVKNFSGNYPQSDDITLLSLQRTE, from the coding sequence ATGGCAACAAAAATATTAAGCGTGGATGATGAATCAGACCTAGAAATATTGCTTTCCCAATATTTCAGACGGCAAATCCGGAAAGGTGAATATGAATTTACGTTCGCTCACAACGGGCTGGAAGCTTTACAAAAGCTTTTGGAAACCCCGGATTTCGATATTATCCTAAGTGATATCAATATGCCGGAAATGGATGGACTCACATTATTGGCAAAGATCAATGAACTGAAAAACCCGGCTATGAAATGTATCATGGTTTCCGCTTACGGTGATATGGAAAACATTCGCTCCGCTATGAACAAAGGAGCTTTCGATTTTGCAACGAAACCGATAGATCTGGAAGATTTATCCCACACCATAGAGAAAGCCATCGAACAAGTACGCTATATCCGGGAATCCCAGCAAGAACACAGCCAACTGGAATCCATCAGAAACGATCTTGCCATTGCCGGAGAAATCCAGCAAACCATCCTTCCCCGTTTGTTTCCCCCTTTCCCGGAACTGGCAGAATATGTAGATATTTACGCATCCATGACGCCTGCCAGGGATGTCGGCGGCGATTTCTACGATTTTTTCCGGATAGACGACGAAAATATCGGTCTGGTGATTGCAGATGTATCGGGAAAAGGCGTACCTGCCGCTCTGTTTATGGCCGTTAGCCGGACACTGCTCCGGGCTACCGCCTTACGGGGAGTCCCTTCATCCGAATGTCTGACGTACGCTAACAAACTGCTTTGCAAGGAAAGTCTGGACTCCATGTTTGTAACCGTTTTCTATGGAATATACAATTACAAAACCGGAATCATGGACTACACCAATGCCGGACATAACCCACCCTACATTCTGCGGCAAAACCACCATATCGAAACGTTACCGCTCACACCCAACTTCATCGTCGGAGTCTTCGACGATATCTCGTTCGAAAACGGTATGCTGAAACTGGAAACAGGCGATACGCTGCTCATGTATACAGACGGGGTAACGGAGGCCTTCAACGAAGAACGGGAGCAGTTTTCCGAAAACAGGCTGCAAAATGCACTGAAGACCCTGCCGGAAAATCCCCAAACGAAGGATGTCGTCACAGAAATCCTCCGGCAAGTAAAAAATTTTTCAGGCAACTATCCCCAATCGGACGATATTACCTTGCTTTCTCTCCAACGGACGGAATAA
- a CDS encoding KamA family radical SAM protein translates to MKKKSLLYFTVSRLVEVYKDKFPEIVQMALRSDTLEQFKRLLRMYILQLSRSRRRALTKNQTMKVLPLHSAARRINRMLELEGISVRDFASNDEIKFESVGLLWQTLRKEDTEIKLDFMLDWYYLFEQLHATNYMVRSAVQAENERDHWPNGIDKNIFYERNGNRNFIQQLLIKKIEGRKKMNSRYRFEDGMSLTDKQRQVRAWWFDYQFQLTMAIRSADELNYFMGMTLSHQTMRILHTAERKGIPFFVTPYYLSLLSIRPFGYDDAAIRSYILYSAELVKEFGQIRAWEKEDDVRPGEPNAAGWLLPNNHSIHRRYPEVAIFIPDSKGRACGGLCAVCQRMYGFQQGRLNFDLEKLAPREDWNDRLCLLMAYFENDSQLRDILVTGGDALMSTNVTLKKILDAILGMAQRKKEANVHRPEGQKYAVIQRVRLGSRMPAYLPYRIDDELVALLRDFRDKAKQIGIKQFIIQTHFESPLEITLEVLTALRKIQEAGWMITNQQVFTVATSRRGHSAALRRMLNRAGILSYYTFSVKGFAENRALAVPNCRLMQEMQEEKIYGQLTAEVTDMLRKIAQSPENIVNDLGWLLDSCRLPFVATDRNVMNLPGIGKSMTFTTVAVLPDGRRVLYFTFDNGRFHSPVVAGLEGVYITESKSVADYLRQLECMGERAENYGSVWYYNQGKTETIADIFRYPRQESGITKELMNFKFPGCL, encoded by the coding sequence ATGAAGAAAAAAAGTCTGCTTTATTTTACAGTATCGCGTTTGGTGGAAGTTTATAAGGATAAATTTCCCGAAATTGTTCAGATGGCACTCAGAAGTGATACACTGGAACAGTTCAAGCGATTGCTTCGCATGTATATTCTTCAGTTATCCCGAAGCCGTAGGAGAGCGTTAACAAAGAATCAGACGATGAAAGTATTGCCTTTGCATTCCGCTGCCCGGCGTATAAACCGGATGTTGGAGCTGGAGGGGATATCTGTCCGGGATTTTGCTTCAAATGATGAGATTAAATTTGAATCGGTCGGGTTGCTTTGGCAAACGTTGCGTAAGGAAGATACGGAAATCAAACTTGATTTTATGCTTGATTGGTATTATTTGTTTGAGCAATTGCATGCAACGAATTATATGGTCCGTTCTGCTGTACAAGCAGAAAACGAACGTGATCACTGGCCGAACGGAATTGATAAGAATATATTTTACGAACGGAACGGTAACCGGAATTTTATTCAACAATTACTGATAAAGAAAATAGAGGGCCGGAAGAAAATGAATTCCCGCTATCGTTTTGAGGATGGAATGAGCTTGACCGATAAACAGAGGCAGGTGCGGGCTTGGTGGTTTGATTATCAATTTCAGTTGACAATGGCTATTCGCAGTGCCGATGAACTGAATTACTTTATGGGCATGACCCTTTCTCATCAGACAATGCGTATTCTTCATACGGCGGAACGGAAAGGAATTCCTTTTTTTGTAACTCCTTATTATTTGTCTTTGTTAAGTATCAGACCTTTCGGATATGATGATGCCGCTATCCGAAGCTATATCCTTTATTCGGCAGAATTAGTGAAAGAATTCGGACAAATACGGGCCTGGGAAAAAGAGGACGATGTGCGGCCGGGAGAACCGAATGCGGCCGGTTGGTTGCTTCCCAATAATCATAGCATTCACCGTCGTTATCCGGAGGTGGCTATTTTCATTCCGGATTCCAAGGGGCGTGCCTGTGGAGGTTTATGTGCCGTATGTCAGCGGATGTATGGCTTTCAGCAAGGAAGGCTTAATTTCGATCTGGAGAAACTGGCGCCCCGTGAAGATTGGAATGATCGTTTGTGTCTGTTGATGGCTTATTTTGAGAATGATTCGCAGTTGCGGGATATTTTGGTTACCGGAGGAGATGCTTTGATGAGTACCAATGTAACTTTAAAAAAGATTCTGGATGCTATATTGGGGATGGCGCAGAGGAAAAAAGAGGCCAACGTACATCGTCCCGAGGGGCAGAAATATGCGGTAATTCAACGGGTACGTTTAGGGTCCCGAATGCCGGCCTATCTTCCTTACCGTATTGACGATGAACTGGTTGCTTTATTGAGGGATTTCCGGGATAAAGCAAAACAGATCGGCATTAAACAGTTTATCATTCAAACTCATTTTGAGTCGCCTCTCGAAATAACACTTGAAGTGCTGACAGCTTTAAGGAAGATACAGGAGGCCGGTTGGATGATTACCAATCAGCAGGTATTTACCGTTGCTACTTCCAGACGGGGGCATAGCGCAGCATTGAGGCGAATGCTTAACCGGGCCGGTATTCTGTCCTATTATACTTTTTCGGTAAAGGGATTTGCTGAAAACCGGGCACTTGCCGTTCCGAATTGCCGGCTTATGCAGGAAATGCAGGAAGAGAAAATTTACGGACAGTTGACCGCAGAAGTAACCGATATGCTTCGAAAAATTGCACAGTCTCCGGAAAATATCGTGAATGATCTGGGTTGGTTGCTGGACTCCTGCCGGCTTCCTTTTGTAGCTACGGATCGTAATGTAATGAATTTACCGGGAATAGGTAAGAGTATGACATTTACCACCGTTGCTGTTTTGCCGGATGGCCGGAGGGTGTTGTATTTTACCTTTGATAACGGACGTTTTCATAGTCCTGTCGTTGCCGGGTTGGAAGGCGTATATATCACAGAAAGTAAGTCGGTCGCCGATTATTTGCGTCAATTGGAGTGTATGGGAGAACGGGCGGAAAATTACGGTTCCGTATGGTATTATAATCAGGGAAAAACCGAAACGATTGCAGATATATTCCGCTATCCGCGACAGGAGAGCGGAATAACAAAAGAACTGATGAATTTTAAATTTCCTGGATGCCTGTAG
- a CDS encoding flavodoxin family protein: MKIVAFNGSPRKGGNTEQLIEEVFKPIRKAGIETELIQLGGQPLRGCTSCYACFKTKDGQCAVKTDNMNTYIRKAQEADGIILASPTYYGSVSAEMKAFMDRLGLTTIGQGRTLTHKVGAAVISVRRGGAVTVFDELNRFMLGSGMIVPGSTYWNFGIGEMPGDIHNDTEGLNNMKDLGIQIAWLMEAVQNAKARYKNNDRRNSYSRYTSTEI, encoded by the coding sequence ATGAAAATCGTCGCTTTTAACGGAAGTCCGCGTAAAGGAGGAAACACCGAGCAATTGATCGAAGAAGTATTCAAACCCATCCGAAAAGCCGGTATAGAAACGGAACTCATACAATTAGGCGGACAGCCATTGCGGGGATGCACTTCCTGTTATGCCTGTTTTAAAACAAAAGACGGCCAATGTGCCGTTAAAACCGACAACATGAATACATACATCCGAAAAGCACAGGAAGCCGACGGGATCATCCTGGCCTCTCCGACTTACTATGGAAGCGTAAGTGCAGAAATGAAAGCTTTTATGGACCGTTTAGGCCTGACAACCATCGGACAAGGCCGTACCCTGACACACAAAGTCGGGGCAGCGGTAATCAGTGTCCGCAGAGGCGGTGCCGTAACCGTATTCGATGAACTGAACCGCTTTATGCTGGGCAGCGGTATGATTGTCCCGGGCTCGACCTACTGGAATTTCGGCATAGGAGAAATGCCCGGAGATATACACAACGATACCGAAGGCTTAAACAACATGAAAGACCTCGGTATACAAATCGCCTGGCTGATGGAAGCCGTACAGAACGCCAAAGCCCGCTATAAGAATAATGACCGTCGTAACAGTTACAGCCGCTACACCTCTACGGAAATATAA
- a CDS encoding MFS transporter translates to MSSGTISIQNEPDGLPFPRRIWAVIAASLALVMSVLDANIVNIVLPTLSREFGTTPSLTIWVMNAYQLAITISLLSFSSLGDIYGYRKVFLSGVAVFCVTSLVCALSTSFWMLTIARVLQGFGAAAITSVNTAQLRTIYPRQYLGRGMGINAMVVAVSAVAGPSVASAILSLGSWHWLFAINIPLGLAALWMGLKFLPKNEQRQNRKFDKISAIANAFTFGLLIYSMEGFAHHESTDMLLLQLALLAVVGTYYIRRQFRQEAPLLPVDLLKIPIFSLSVVTSICSFTAQMLALVSLPFFLQNILGRTEVATGLLLTPWPVATLITAPLAGYLVEKIHAGLLGCLGMLIFGCGLYLLSTLTSPTDGAIIWRMAVCGIGFGLFQTPNNSTIMSSAPIKRSGGASGMIGTARLLGQTSGATLVALLFNLIPQGQSISSCLLLGAGFAAVAAIVSCFRLSQQMPLKRRL, encoded by the coding sequence ATGAGCAGCGGTACTATATCTATTCAGAACGAACCCGACGGATTACCGTTTCCACGCAGGATATGGGCAGTCATAGCCGCTTCGCTGGCTCTGGTGATGTCGGTGCTCGATGCCAATATCGTGAATATCGTACTTCCGACTCTTTCGAGAGAGTTCGGCACAACGCCTTCCCTTACCATCTGGGTCATGAATGCCTATCAGTTAGCCATTACGATCTCCCTGTTGTCATTTTCTTCTTTAGGAGATATCTACGGTTACCGGAAAGTATTTCTTTCCGGGGTAGCGGTGTTCTGCGTAACTTCGCTCGTGTGTGCACTTTCCACCTCTTTCTGGATGCTGACCATTGCCCGGGTATTGCAAGGCTTCGGAGCTGCGGCTATCACCAGTGTGAATACCGCCCAGTTACGTACGATCTATCCCCGGCAATATCTCGGCCGGGGTATGGGAATCAACGCCATGGTCGTAGCCGTGTCCGCCGTAGCCGGTCCTTCAGTAGCCAGTGCCATACTTTCGCTGGGGAGCTGGCACTGGCTGTTTGCTATCAACATACCGTTAGGACTGGCAGCACTGTGGATGGGTCTGAAATTTCTTCCCAAAAACGAACAGCGCCAAAACCGGAAATTCGACAAGATCAGTGCTATTGCCAATGCCTTCACTTTCGGATTACTGATCTATTCCATGGAAGGATTCGCCCACCATGAAAGTACCGATATGCTTTTGCTGCAACTGGCCTTGCTCGCAGTGGTCGGTACCTATTACATCCGGCGGCAATTCCGGCAGGAAGCTCCGCTTCTCCCCGTCGATTTACTGAAAATTCCGATATTTTCTCTCTCTGTGGTCACCTCCATTTGTTCTTTCACGGCACAAATGCTGGCACTGGTATCCCTGCCCTTCTTCCTCCAGAACATACTGGGACGGACAGAAGTCGCCACCGGGCTATTGCTCACTCCCTGGCCCGTCGCCACCCTGATTACGGCTCCGCTGGCAGGCTATCTGGTCGAAAAAATACATGCCGGGCTATTGGGTTGCCTCGGGATGCTGATATTCGGCTGTGGCCTATACCTGCTTTCCACGTTGACATCTCCTACCGACGGAGCGATCATTTGGCGAATGGCTGTTTGCGGAATCGGTTTCGGACTGTTCCAAACGCCCAATAACAGCACCATTATGTCGTCTGCACCTATCAAGCGCAGCGGAGGAGCAAGCGGAATGATCGGCACAGCCCGGTTGCTGGGCCAAACATCCGGAGCAACTCTTGTCGCTTTGTTATTCAATCTGATTCCCCAGGGACAGAGTATTTCATCCTGTCTGTTGTTGGGAGCCGGATTCGCCGCCGTTGCAGCTATCGTCAGTTGTTTTCGCCTGTCACAGCAAATGCCGCTAAAGCGCAGACTTTAA
- a CDS encoding acyltransferase, with protein MEFQKRENIGWVDLLRIIACFLVVLSHCCDPFVGQFDNDRTSFLTGAFTGSFVRACVPLFVMMSGVLLFPVRLEMREFYRKRIGRIVVPLIFWSVMLPLLYYVYLNFMVSSVSPSIAPENFTMGATLTKLYTFIFNFTYDTTPLWYLYMLIGLYFIIPILNTWMEHAKQKDIRLFLRIWGISLVLPYVKMAAPLLGYTGNYGNMGLLGECDWNIYGMFYYMSGFVGYLVLAYYLVKYPLTWSWKRTLGITLPMFLIGYTVTSLGFVLTQKYFPGSYANLEIIWYFSGINVFMMTFPVFVIVQKLNVPSAAWLSRLASLTFGIYLCHFVFVQVAYDLLGTVSGLPVIVRILGMACLAFGISWLLVWGMKAFSWTRRLVM; from the coding sequence ATGGAATTTCAGAAAAGAGAAAATATAGGTTGGGTAGACCTGTTGCGTATTATTGCTTGTTTTTTAGTCGTATTGTCTCATTGTTGCGATCCTTTTGTCGGTCAGTTTGATAACGATCGTACTTCTTTTCTGACCGGAGCTTTTACAGGTAGCTTTGTGCGGGCTTGCGTGCCTTTGTTTGTTATGATGAGTGGGGTGTTATTGTTTCCTGTGCGTTTGGAAATGAGAGAATTCTACCGGAAACGTATCGGCAGGATTGTCGTACCGCTTATTTTCTGGTCAGTGATGCTCCCGCTTTTGTATTATGTGTATTTGAATTTCATGGTATCTTCGGTAAGCCCTTCTATTGCTCCGGAGAATTTTACGATGGGTGCGACATTGACGAAATTATATACTTTTATTTTCAATTTTACTTATGATACGACTCCGCTATGGTATTTGTATATGTTGATCGGTCTGTATTTTATTATTCCGATCCTCAATACCTGGATGGAGCATGCCAAACAAAAGGATATCCGGTTGTTTCTGCGGATTTGGGGAATATCGCTGGTACTTCCGTATGTGAAGATGGCTGCTCCTTTGCTGGGATATACCGGAAATTACGGTAATATGGGATTACTGGGAGAGTGTGACTGGAATATTTACGGAATGTTTTACTATATGTCCGGATTTGTGGGCTATTTGGTATTGGCATACTATCTGGTGAAATATCCGCTTACCTGGAGTTGGAAACGTACGTTAGGCATTACGCTACCGATGTTCCTTATCGGTTATACCGTTACGTCACTGGGCTTTGTATTGACCCAGAAATATTTTCCGGGTAGTTATGCAAATCTTGAGATCATCTGGTATTTTTCCGGGATCAATGTGTTTATGATGACATTTCCCGTATTTGTTATTGTACAAAAGCTGAATGTGCCTTCTGCAGCCTGGTTGTCCCGTCTGGCTTCTCTGACATTCGGAATTTATCTGTGCCATTTTGTATTTGTACAGGTGGCTTATGATCTCCTGGGAACGGTCAGCGGACTTCCTGTGATTGTCCGTATATTGGGGATGGCTTGTCTGGCTTTTGGTATCAGTTGGTTGCTTGTATGGGGAATGAAGGCGTTTTCGTGGACCCGCCGGCTCGTTATGTAA
- a CDS encoding DUF4494 domain-containing protein, with protein sequence MTANWFEAKVKYMKVNEDGREKKVTEAYLLDAMSYTEAESRIMHEMESVIKGDYYITGLKKSNITELVESEDENDDRWYKAKVAIIDADEVSGKEKSSSQYYLIAAANINKALENLEKALSTFVVPYEIGAIADTQFMDVFPYFSDDEEHIPENLKPLEEE encoded by the coding sequence ATGACAGCAAATTGGTTTGAAGCGAAAGTGAAGTATATGAAGGTCAACGAAGACGGAAGAGAGAAAAAAGTGACCGAGGCTTATCTGTTGGATGCCATGTCGTATACGGAGGCAGAAAGTCGGATTATGCATGAAATGGAATCGGTTATCAAAGGCGATTATTACATAACCGGATTGAAAAAATCCAATATTACGGAATTAGTGGAATCGGAAGATGAGAACGACGACCGTTGGTATAAGGCCAAAGTAGCGATTATCGATGCCGATGAGGTAAGCGGCAAAGAAAAATCGAGTTCGCAGTACTATCTGATTGCGGCAGCCAATATAAACAAAGCATTGGAAAATCTGGAAAAAGCCCTTTCCACATTTGTAGTGCCTTATGAAATCGGAGCGATCGCCGATACACAGTTTATGGATGTTTTTCCTTATTTCTCAGATGACGAGGAGCATATTCCGGAAAACCTGAAACCTCTGGAAGAGGAATAA